One genomic window of Halovivax cerinus includes the following:
- a CDS encoding right-handed parallel beta-helix repeat-containing protein — protein sequence MTDRLVTSRAGLLALAIVLVTVAVGAATVGVGGAQTAQSSHTIDGCGVINQSGTYELTGDVTGIDNTDMIGGQDTRAVCLDVRADDVVIDGNGHVFDAADDDWQSEQSAIHVNGSVDGRQNVTVRNVALTDWPRGILVDNADDVLVDGIDIHVRETRSASFEAGVDWGYGTSSNVTVRDSRFEDTYDAVSRGDGANIVVENNTVYGAIQVVGENATVVDNDVRAHPDGSDGRVRVDGTDGLIARNAIEDGTVEVSGSGTTVRSNVVRNLSTPVFAMDVSGDDHAVRNNTIENAPRGLAVGGSGHVLRNNAMAENDENFHLGLDQTTTDPLGTSDFASLDIDTSNTVDGEPIHLFAGVSGHTFDGDGYVAYVDSEDVTIRDVSLSNSTDGAFLYNVTGATVENATFTEHANGIEVANSSDVTVSGSTFADNTVRGIFGQPDGGGLETIRVANNTVTGTGQGVDTGLYGITARATNLTIRDNDVSGGEHGIYGAGGGVTVRTNDVTGTGGHGIFVEGANTSIRSNAVTNAAGTGIVQDYWNGRNHEIVGNTVENSGNAGIRTQTGGVAVTDNVLLDNADAGVHFKGEGNHVARNNTARRNEFGIRLYDYHSGLGEDHPISDSLVANNTVTDNTDTGIAVGTTSENNTIRNNDATGNGDGILLEDVGHHRVVDNNVSGNTDDGIYFHDYHSPYEFTPTVFRNNTATDNAGDGIELSNAKADYTDQPSGPFVVRENLVRDNTGQGIVVGNSLNVTVADNGRVSGNGETGIEVTNSANVSVTNHTVTDNGVVASYGVAGFFAGGSDVTVSNLTADSNADIGIWLQSVDGVSLDSSVSASDNGGDGLFLENARNVTVDGVPADRNGGHGVEIVDTQSTTVRDLSASDNGLAGLSVSVDNGPDVENVSARNLTLERNAVGVDTRTTHNLTVANSTIRHSNASKARFVAETELIDGEEFPVNGTGIVGEALLDGALRNNTIAGNDGRGIVVARAADGSAIVGNAITDNGGHGVEYRAVDRSSTVVDNHVADNGGTDLYPPAAENGDSGLYFEGASNVTVRANTIETNVEHGVWIRGGSTDATVVDNTVRSHTTANASGHGVFVDSLLLATPDGITIEDNAVTDNDYGITLFDQNGSVVRGNDVGGNDVGVRFGSSTIPVSIQETTECTNDGVLETRNVYGGATAGVIADNDVESERTGLKVITHPSQVNVCDGSVVLERYDDPTIEDTTIANNHVNASNPFNVSRTRLDYPSTAYQSELNGTNAWNATKTRTGNVLGGPYRAGNAWTTPDGTGVSQTCDDADGDGICDTETMTVGTNNVDHLPLAQTQPGYVTAAIDSTTAPVVSGEPLGVTATFTNTGDNASTQSASLSIDGSTIDSTSISLAAGASTTETFTWTPTAADVGTHTATIDSGSATAETEVTVRPNLSVTIDGTNAPITDTQTLAVETTIANNRDTEVTETVELRDFDGTVVDSREVTLSGGASTSAQFAWETAAGDDATGDVSVLSQHDTATETVTIRSGLLTGCQTIDQPGRYRLGSDLSVGSAPCLTVGASEVTIDGQGHAVNGTGSGTGVLVDVASGATANVSLANLTVRDVDTAVSATVPDDGSLSGIALDSVSTETTSGTGLAVAVGENGVVEDVAVTDSTLSTGDGGVRIEDDYGANATVRDVDIANSTVDVGGYDPGISLSLTDETSRIDDVRIADNAISASETAVLFDYSGDGTTVESVQVVDNDVESASNQGLTIDGAATGTTARNVHVAGNNVSSGSEGLSVALESGDVSVENLTIADNVIATDGSDGLSLEAADSGVTVQDTELRNNTIRSASIGMYLDVGGSYQGGASYDLAVVENDVDAFTSTGIDVYEVAVNESTRLSITDNTITTASGSTTGVALETTNGSTPVGATIDVSRNDVETGGDAVAIDSGSDWLGPIDVTENDLDVPGDGVRNDATGVGGQAWVNATGNYWGSADGPSSPGPDADPVTGTLADGAGSSVTNGSTTGVANVHFDPFESSPVAGSNVSITIDSTNSPVTAGETLSVTATVENTGSTQLLRTVGLATDGGTVRDSTDVTLAGGESRTVTLEWATASADAGTYTATVQTTGDADSTEVTLEDGGPGDATPIGGCTVIDSPGTYELSGSIASTSAETCIEITASNVTFDGQGHAIERSGGSGQYAISAGMVSNVTVENVVLDDWGEAGVSVFDATDVAVRDSILRNNQTSIDVSQTSSDVLIQNNTVRNVTPHGIGPSGSNVTVRDNVVLDGEDGITVLDAGAGGVTLVDNSVQTNSNAGIRVQADGVTLRNNTATDNVRGVWLYGASDITANATTFADNVHGTVESTPGSGGAAATNNTFKDADLGYDGATVTFTVGNATVTSETLQSAPALPSGTTDIGVFLSAGMLENGYVDATVAYDDAAVSHVDESTLSVWHNQSTWTDVGGSLDTGANTIAKNLTTSGHYAVLADDGSSGQAPTAAFDYAPSSPVAGDTVTFDASGSADPDGSITTYEWDVDGDGSYEKSGASPTVDHSYPSDGTYDVTLRVTDDDGNTDTVSKTVTVAAQEPPTATFTIAPTTPNPTETVTFDASAASDPNGTITTYEWDVDGDGNYERAGASPTIDHAYASAGTYDVTLRVTDDDGATNATTRPVTVVDTTDPTVELTGIGRSSTSLAAPTGQTIHTNGSLAFELDANGTPGTAVSSSVTLRASFANFDSVVAATHDGGDTWTGTTDLSGLVDDGNYSVNASAVDAGGNLNETAADVTVRLDRESPTLGASVSRVNDTAGQVILRASEPLADAPSITVETPNGTTETATIVDSYPRLWNATFSLNGTGQYNVTATGTDRAGNVGTGTATSVIGTVSTGSGATSDGHVSTDTDSAATGNATTDADGTTNNTATVVLRPSGLFVDVTTDQPATDSVVLTESDTPVEPLASGTAGVSFLNGEFGDAIAGNLSHAEIGIPVTSGALPPGVDASAVEIRHYDEAAATWASIPTTVENRSVDGTTREYWVANVTHFSTYGAVVVDDTAPTIESATPSGDLDPGTTNATVEFTYGDAVSAVDPSTVSLSFDGSTVTGAENASITGEWASYNATGLAPGDHTASVTVTDAAGNSRTGETTFTIPDGDGGGPGLPPAPPGDGDDPEPGQPIEDANPDEPGVQVIFPDGPLAAISFDDQSAAGAGNVVVTEPATAPGALTDRYGAERVLLVADVTVPESVADSDGSVVFRLSPSALGDYATDSLRVVRVDDGSVDELETHVDDSGTGTRSVTGETSGFSTVAVVAVDDDPSAGDGTDGTDSPAGNESDGSDGDGSADGVPTVGPAVALLAFLLAAAVAARRDA from the coding sequence ATGACAGACCGACTCGTCACGTCGCGCGCGGGGCTACTCGCACTCGCGATCGTCCTGGTGACGGTGGCGGTCGGGGCGGCGACCGTCGGGGTCGGTGGCGCCCAGACCGCACAGTCGAGTCACACGATCGACGGCTGCGGGGTGATAAACCAGTCCGGGACGTACGAGCTCACGGGGGACGTCACCGGAATCGATAATACCGACATGATCGGGGGCCAGGACACGCGTGCGGTCTGCCTCGACGTTCGGGCGGACGACGTCGTCATCGACGGGAACGGCCACGTCTTCGACGCGGCCGACGACGACTGGCAGTCCGAGCAATCGGCGATCCACGTCAACGGATCCGTCGACGGTCGCCAGAACGTCACCGTCCGGAACGTCGCGCTCACCGACTGGCCGCGAGGGATACTGGTCGACAACGCGGACGACGTCCTCGTCGACGGGATCGACATCCACGTCCGCGAGACGCGCTCCGCCTCGTTCGAGGCGGGCGTCGACTGGGGGTACGGGACGAGCTCGAACGTCACCGTCCGGGACAGTCGGTTCGAGGACACCTACGACGCCGTTAGCCGTGGCGACGGGGCGAACATCGTCGTCGAGAACAACACCGTCTACGGGGCGATACAGGTCGTCGGCGAGAACGCGACGGTCGTCGATAACGACGTCAGGGCGCACCCGGACGGCTCCGACGGTCGCGTACGCGTCGACGGAACGGACGGCCTCATCGCGCGGAATGCGATCGAGGACGGCACCGTCGAGGTTAGCGGGAGCGGGACAACCGTCCGGTCGAACGTGGTTCGTAACCTCTCCACCCCGGTCTTCGCGATGGACGTCAGCGGGGACGATCACGCAGTTCGGAACAACACGATCGAGAACGCGCCGCGCGGCCTGGCCGTCGGCGGCAGCGGCCACGTCCTCAGAAACAACGCGATGGCCGAAAACGACGAGAACTTCCACCTCGGTCTCGATCAGACGACGACCGATCCGCTCGGCACATCCGACTTCGCCTCGCTGGATATCGACACCTCGAACACCGTCGACGGCGAGCCGATCCACCTCTTCGCGGGCGTCTCGGGTCACACGTTCGACGGGGACGGCTACGTCGCCTACGTCGACAGCGAGGACGTGACGATTCGCGACGTGAGCCTCTCGAACAGCACGGACGGCGCGTTCCTCTACAACGTCACCGGTGCGACGGTGGAGAACGCGACGTTCACCGAGCATGCGAACGGGATCGAGGTCGCGAATTCGAGTGACGTGACGGTCTCTGGGAGTACGTTCGCGGATAACACCGTCCGCGGGATCTTTGGCCAGCCGGACGGCGGTGGTCTCGAGACCATCCGCGTTGCCAACAACACGGTCACGGGGACCGGCCAGGGAGTGGACACCGGTCTGTACGGGATCACGGCGAGGGCGACGAACCTGACGATCCGGGACAACGACGTTTCCGGGGGGGAACACGGTATCTACGGCGCCGGTGGAGGCGTGACTGTTCGGACCAACGACGTGACGGGGACCGGCGGTCACGGGATCTTCGTCGAAGGGGCCAACACCTCGATCCGGTCGAACGCCGTCACGAACGCCGCCGGAACCGGTATCGTCCAGGACTACTGGAACGGCCGGAATCACGAGATCGTCGGGAACACGGTCGAAAACAGCGGGAACGCTGGCATTCGAACCCAGACGGGCGGCGTCGCCGTGACTGACAACGTCCTCCTCGACAACGCGGACGCCGGGGTCCACTTCAAGGGAGAAGGGAATCACGTCGCGCGGAACAACACGGCGAGGCGCAACGAGTTCGGAATCAGACTGTACGATTACCATTCGGGACTCGGTGAGGATCATCCGATCAGCGACTCGCTGGTCGCGAACAACACCGTCACCGACAACACCGACACCGGAATCGCCGTGGGGACGACCTCTGAGAATAACACAATTCGGAACAACGACGCGACCGGCAACGGGGACGGGATCCTCCTCGAAGACGTCGGTCACCACCGCGTCGTCGACAACAACGTCTCCGGAAATACGGACGACGGCATCTACTTCCACGACTACCACTCGCCCTACGAGTTCACGCCGACCGTGTTCCGTAACAACACGGCCACGGACAATGCCGGCGACGGGATCGAACTCTCGAACGCGAAGGCCGATTACACCGATCAACCGAGCGGGCCGTTCGTAGTTCGCGAGAACCTGGTTCGTGACAACACTGGACAGGGGATCGTCGTCGGAAACTCGCTGAATGTCACCGTGGCCGACAACGGCCGCGTGAGCGGGAACGGCGAGACCGGTATCGAGGTGACCAACTCCGCGAACGTCTCCGTGACGAACCACACCGTGACGGACAACGGCGTCGTCGCGTCGTACGGCGTCGCCGGCTTCTTCGCGGGCGGGAGCGACGTGACCGTCTCGAACCTGACCGCCGATTCCAACGCCGATATCGGGATCTGGTTACAGAGTGTGGACGGCGTTAGCCTCGATTCGAGTGTCTCCGCGAGCGACAACGGCGGTGACGGGCTCTTCCTCGAAAACGCGCGGAACGTCACCGTCGACGGCGTGCCGGCCGACCGCAACGGCGGACACGGCGTCGAGATCGTCGACACGCAGTCGACGACGGTCCGCGACCTCTCGGCGAGCGACAACGGTCTCGCGGGACTCTCTGTCAGCGTCGACAACGGTCCGGACGTCGAGAACGTGAGCGCGCGGAACCTGACGCTCGAGCGCAACGCGGTCGGCGTCGATACGCGGACGACCCACAACCTGACGGTCGCGAACAGTACGATCCGGCACTCCAACGCGTCGAAGGCCCGGTTCGTCGCCGAAACCGAACTGATCGACGGCGAGGAGTTCCCCGTCAACGGGACTGGCATCGTCGGCGAGGCGTTGCTGGACGGCGCGCTCAGAAACAACACCATCGCGGGCAACGACGGTCGCGGGATCGTCGTGGCCCGCGCCGCGGACGGCTCCGCCATCGTCGGGAACGCGATCACGGACAACGGCGGTCACGGCGTCGAGTACCGCGCCGTCGACCGATCCTCGACCGTCGTCGACAATCACGTCGCCGACAACGGCGGCACCGACCTCTATCCGCCCGCCGCGGAGAACGGCGATTCGGGGCTCTATTTCGAAGGGGCATCGAACGTCACGGTCCGGGCGAACACGATCGAGACCAACGTCGAACACGGAGTCTGGATCCGCGGCGGCAGTACCGACGCCACGGTCGTCGACAACACCGTCCGGTCGCACACGACCGCGAACGCGAGCGGCCACGGCGTGTTCGTCGATAGTCTGCTCCTCGCCACGCCGGACGGTATCACCATCGAGGACAACGCGGTCACGGACAACGACTACGGCATCACACTGTTCGACCAGAACGGCAGCGTCGTCCGCGGAAACGACGTCGGCGGGAACGACGTCGGGGTCCGGTTCGGTTCCTCGACGATTCCCGTCTCGATCCAGGAGACGACCGAGTGCACCAACGACGGTGTGCTCGAGACGCGAAACGTCTACGGCGGCGCGACAGCCGGCGTGATCGCCGACAACGACGTCGAGAGCGAGCGGACGGGCCTCAAGGTGATCACGCATCCCTCGCAGGTCAACGTCTGTGACGGCTCGGTCGTCCTGGAACGGTACGACGATCCGACGATCGAGGATACCACGATCGCGAACAACCACGTCAACGCGTCGAACCCGTTCAACGTCTCGCGAACCCGCCTCGACTATCCGTCGACGGCCTACCAGTCCGAGTTGAACGGCACCAACGCATGGAACGCGACGAAGACCCGGACCGGCAACGTCCTCGGCGGCCCTTACCGCGCTGGGAACGCCTGGACCACTCCCGACGGCACCGGCGTGAGTCAGACCTGCGACGACGCCGACGGCGACGGCATCTGCGACACGGAGACGATGACCGTCGGGACGAACAACGTCGATCACTTGCCGCTGGCGCAGACCCAGCCCGGCTACGTCACCGCGGCGATCGATTCGACGACGGCACCCGTCGTCTCCGGCGAACCGCTCGGCGTGACCGCGACCTTCACGAACACGGGAGACAACGCGTCGACGCAGTCGGCCTCGCTGTCCATCGACGGCTCGACGATCGACTCGACGTCGATCTCGCTCGCGGCCGGCGCGTCGACCACGGAGACGTTCACCTGGACGCCGACCGCGGCGGACGTGGGAACCCACACCGCGACGATCGACTCCGGCTCGGCCACGGCCGAGACCGAGGTCACCGTCCGACCGAACCTGTCGGTGACGATCGACGGAACGAACGCGCCGATCACCGACACGCAGACGCTCGCGGTCGAGACCACGATCGCGAACAACCGCGACACCGAGGTCACCGAAACCGTCGAACTCCGGGACTTCGACGGGACCGTCGTCGACAGCCGGGAGGTCACCCTCTCCGGTGGCGCGTCGACGTCGGCCCAGTTCGCCTGGGAGACCGCTGCCGGTGACGACGCGACGGGCGACGTGTCCGTCCTGAGCCAGCACGACACGGCGACGGAGACGGTCACGATCCGTTCGGGACTGCTCACGGGGTGCCAGACGATCGACCAACCCGGCCGCTATCGGCTCGGAAGCGACCTCTCGGTCGGGAGTGCGCCCTGTCTGACCGTGGGTGCGTCCGAGGTGACGATCGACGGTCAGGGCCACGCGGTCAACGGCACTGGAAGCGGAACCGGGGTTCTCGTCGACGTGGCGAGCGGGGCGACCGCGAACGTCTCGCTCGCGAACCTGACCGTTCGAGACGTCGATACGGCCGTCTCGGCCACCGTCCCGGACGACGGCTCGCTCTCCGGCATCGCGCTCGACTCGGTGAGTACCGAGACGACGAGCGGCACCGGCCTGGCCGTCGCCGTCGGTGAGAACGGGGTCGTCGAGGACGTGGCGGTCACCGACAGCACCCTTTCGACCGGAGACGGCGGGGTCCGAATCGAGGACGACTACGGGGCGAACGCGACGGTTCGCGACGTCGATATCGCAAACAGCACCGTCGACGTCGGCGGCTACGACCCCGGAATCAGTCTGAGCCTGACAGACGAGACCAGTCGGATCGACGACGTTCGTATCGCAGACAATGCGATCTCCGCGAGCGAAACCGCGGTACTGTTCGACTACAGCGGCGACGGGACGACGGTCGAATCGGTCCAGGTCGTGGACAACGACGTCGAGAGTGCGTCCAATCAGGGGCTGACGATCGATGGCGCCGCCACCGGAACGACCGCGCGAAACGTCCACGTCGCTGGCAACAACGTCTCGTCCGGATCTGAGGGGCTGTCAGTCGCGCTCGAGAGCGGCGACGTCTCCGTCGAGAACCTCACTATCGCCGACAACGTGATCGCGACCGACGGGAGCGACGGCCTCTCGCTCGAAGCCGCCGATTCGGGCGTCACCGTCCAGGACACCGAGCTCCGAAACAACACGATCCGGTCGGCGTCGATCGGGATGTATCTCGACGTCGGTGGGAGCTACCAGGGCGGCGCATCGTACGACCTCGCGGTCGTCGAGAACGACGTCGACGCGTTCACCAGCACGGGTATCGACGTCTACGAGGTCGCGGTCAACGAGTCGACGCGACTGTCGATCACCGACAACACGATCACGACCGCGAGCGGTTCGACGACCGGCGTCGCACTCGAGACGACCAACGGGTCGACACCGGTCGGCGCGACGATCGACGTCAGTCGAAACGACGTCGAGACGGGCGGTGACGCGGTGGCGATCGACAGCGGCTCGGACTGGCTGGGGCCGATCGACGTCACTGAGAACGATCTGGACGTACCCGGGGACGGCGTTCGAAACGACGCGACGGGCGTCGGCGGCCAGGCCTGGGTGAACGCGACCGGAAACTACTGGGGCAGCGCCGACGGGCCGTCGAGCCCGGGCCCCGACGCAGACCCGGTGACGGGCACACTCGCCGACGGGGCCGGGAGCAGCGTCACGAACGGCTCCACGACGGGCGTCGCGAACGTCCACTTCGATCCGTTCGAATCGTCACCGGTCGCGGGTTCGAACGTCTCGATCACGATCGATTCGACGAACTCGCCGGTCACCGCCGGCGAGACGCTCTCGGTCACGGCCACCGTCGAGAACACCGGCTCGACCCAGCTCCTGCGAACCGTCGGGCTCGCGACCGACGGGGGAACCGTGCGGGACTCGACGGACGTGACGCTCGCCGGGGGTGAATCGCGAACGGTCACGCTCGAGTGGGCCACCGCGTCCGCCGACGCGGGCACCTACACCGCGACCGTTCAGACCACGGGCGACGCCGACTCGACCGAGGTAACGCTCGAAGACGGCGGGCCAGGAGACGCCACGCCGATCGGCGGCTGTACGGTCATCGACTCGCCGGGTACCTACGAACTGTCCGGATCGATCGCGAGTACGTCGGCCGAAACCTGCATCGAGATCACCGCCTCGAACGTCACGTTCGACGGCCAGGGCCACGCGATCGAGCGCAGCGGCGGTTCGGGGCAATACGCCATCAGCGCGGGCATGGTCTCGAACGTCACGGTCGAGAACGTCGTTCTCGACGACTGGGGCGAAGCCGGCGTCTCGGTCTTCGACGCGACGGACGTTGCGGTGCGAGACTCGATACTGCGGAACAACCAGACCAGCATCGACGTCTCGCAGACGAGCAGCGACGTCCTGATCCAGAACAACACGGTCAGGAACGTCACGCCGCACGGAATCGGCCCGTCTGGCTCGAACGTCACCGTTCGCGACAACGTGGTGCTCGACGGCGAGGACGGGATCACCGTCCTCGACGCCGGCGCCGGCGGCGTGACGCTCGTCGATAATTCGGTGCAGACCAACTCGAACGCGGGCATCCGAGTGCAGGCAGATGGGGTGACGCTCCGGAACAACACCGCCACGGACAACGTCCGCGGCGTCTGGCTCTACGGCGCGTCGGACATCACTGCGAACGCGACGACGTTCGCGGACAACGTCCACGGGACCGTCGAGTCGACCCCGGGCTCCGGCGGCGCAGCGGCGACGAACAACACGTTCAAAGACGCCGACCTCGGCTACGACGGAGCCACGGTCACGTTCACCGTCGGCAACGCGACGGTCACGTCGGAGACACTTCAGAGCGCTCCCGCGCTCCCGAGTGGAACCACGGACATCGGCGTCTTCCTCAGCGCCGGCATGCTCGAGAACGGATACGTCGACGCGACGGTCGCGTACGACGACGCGGCCGTCTCGCACGTCGACGAGTCGACGCTCTCGGTCTGGCACAATCAGAGCACCTGGACCGACGTCGGCGGCTCGCTCGATACCGGCGCGAACACCATCGCGAAGAACCTGACGACCAGCGGCCACTACGCCGTGCTCGCGGACGACGGCTCGTCCGGGCAGGCGCCGACGGCCGCCTTCGACTACGCGCCGTCGAGTCCGGTGGCGGGTGATACCGTCACGTTCGACGCCTCGGGGTCGGCAGACCCCGACGGGTCGATCACGACCTACGAGTGGGACGTCGACGGCGACGGGAGCTACGAGAAGAGCGGCGCGAGTCCGACGGTCGATCACAGCTACCCATCCGACGGCACCTACGACGTCACGCTTCGCGTGACCGACGACGACGGAAACACGGATACCGTCTCGAAGACCGTCACGGTCGCGGCCCAGGAGCCGCCGACGGCGACGTTCACTATCGCGCCGACGACGCCGAACCCGACGGAGACGGTGACGTTCGACGCGTCGGCCGCGTCCGATCCCAACGGGACGATCACCACCTACGAGTGGGACGTCGACGGCGACGGCAACTACGAACGGGCCGGCGCGAGTCCGACGATCGATCACGCGTACGCGTCCGCGGGGACGTACGACGTCACCCTCCGCGTGACCGACGACGACGGCGCGACGAACGCGACGACGCGGCCGGTCACGGTCGTCGACACGACCGATCCCACCGTCGAGCTGACCGGTATCGGTCGGTCGTCCACGAGTCTCGCCGCACCGACCGGTCAGACGATCCACACGAACGGCTCGCTCGCGTTCGAACTCGACGCGAACGGGACGCCGGGGACGGCCGTCAGCTCGTCCGTGACCCTCCGGGCCTCGTTCGCCAACTTCGACTCCGTCGTCGCCGCGACGCACGACGGGGGCGATACGTGGACCGGCACTACCGACCTCTCGGGGCTGGTTGACGACGGGAACTACTCCGTGAACGCCTCGGCGGTCGACGCCGGGGGCAACCTGAACGAGACGGCGGCCGACGTGACGGTTCGCCTCGATCGCGAGTCGCCCACCCTGGGCGCGAGCGTCTCGCGGGTGAACGACACCGCGGGGCAGGTCATCCTCAGAGCGTCCGAACCGCTCGCCGACGCCCCGTCGATCACGGTCGAGACGCCCAACGGAACGACCGAGACGGCGACGATCGTCGATTCGTACCCGAGACTCTGGAACGCGACGTTCTCGCTGAACGGGACCGGCCAGTACAACGTCACCGCCACAGGAACCGACCGCGCGGGGAACGTCGGAACGGGCACCGCGACGTCGGTGATCGGCACGGTCTCGACGGGGAGTGGTGCCACCTCGGACGGCCACGTCTCGACGGACACCGACTCGGCGGCAACCGGCAACGCCACGACGGACGCCGACGGTACGACGAACAACACCGCCACGGTCGTCCTCCGACCGTCCGGCCTGTTCGTCGACGTCACCACCGACCAGCCGGCGACCGACTCGGTCGTGCTGACCGAGAGCGACACGCCGGTCGAACCACTCGCGTCCGGGACCGCCGGCGTCTCCTTCCTGAACGGCGAGTTCGGCGACGCCATCGCGGGGAACCTCTCGCACGCGGAGATCGGCATCCCCGTGACCTCGGGGGCACTCCCGCCGGGCGTCGACGCGTCGGCCGTCGAGATCCGACACTACGACGAGGCGGCGGCCACCTGGGCGTCGATCCCCACGACCGTCGAGAACCGCTCCGTCGACGGGACGACCCGGGAGTACTGGGTCGCGAACGTCACGCACTTCTCGACGTACGGGGCCGTCGTCGTCGACGATACCGCACCGACCATCGAGTCCGCGACGCCGAGTGGCGACCTCGATCCGGGGACCACGAACGCCACCGTCGAGTTCACCTACGGCGACGCGGTGAGCGCGGTCGACCCGTCGACCGTCTCGCTCTCGTTCGACGGATCGACCGTCACGGGTGCCGAAAACGCCTCGATCACCGGGGAGTGGGCGTCGTACAACGCGACCGGTCTCGCACCCGGCGACCACACCGCGTCCGTGACCGTGACCGACGCCGCAGGCAACAGCCGAACCGGCGAGACGACGTTCACGATCCCGGATGGAGACGGAGGCGGGCCGGGCCTGCCGCCCGCCCCACCGGGCGACGGCGACGACCCCGAGCCCGGCCAGCCGATCGAGGACGCGAACCCCGACGAACCGGGCGTCCAGGTGATCTTCCCCGACGGTCCGC